The Triticum aestivum cultivar Chinese Spring chromosome 7B, IWGSC CS RefSeq v2.1, whole genome shotgun sequence genome window below encodes:
- the LOC123159456 gene encoding uncharacterized protein isoform X1, with protein MHKLNIGCKRLDEDATHSCNYVAPALCLCTFFSMNHYTLEKFLEAIRSRGIKICPGCNASQAVAPAQLCICRQDKFCLLCFISVSSHRGQSLEAIQLGTMTLDGSSYIWSLETLARRLSALVRPPPPFVPSPPPLHAFAAALAHHSVCYMDMSLIFYFCQFTLQKWTSIIQ; from the exons ATGCACAAGCTAAATATCGGTTGCAAGAGGTTGGATGAAGATGCAACACATTCATGTAATTATGTTGCTCCTGCACTGTGTTTATGCACATTTTTTAG TATGAATCACTACACGCTGGAGAAGTTCCTGGAGGCGATCAGGAGCAGAGGCATCAAGATATGCCCTGGGTGCAATGCCTCGCAGGCTGTAGCACCTGCCCAG TTATGCATATGTCGGCAAGACAAGTTTTGCCTGCTCTGCTTCATATCAGTCTCTTCTCATCGCGGCCAGAGCTTGGAAGCAATTCAACTAGGCACCATGACGCTGGATGGAA GTTCTTATATATGGTCTCTAGAAACACTCGCACGCAGACTCTCTGCCCTCgttcgcccgccgccgcccttcgTCCCTTCGCCACCGCCGCTCCATGCCTTCGCCGCTGCCCTCGCCCATCACTCAGTTTGTTATATGGACATGTCGTTAATCTTTTATTTTTGTCAATTTACATTGCAAAAATGGACTTCAATTATTCAATAA
- the LOC123159456 gene encoding uncharacterized protein isoform X2 — translation MGSMNHYTLEKFLEAIRSRGIKICPGCNASQAVAPAQLCICRQDKFCLLCFISVSSHRGQSLEAIQLGTMTLDGSSYIWSLETLARRLSALVRPPPPFVPSPPPLHAFAAALAHHSVCYMDMSLIFYFCQFTLQKWTSIIQ, via the exons ATGGGAAG TATGAATCACTACACGCTGGAGAAGTTCCTGGAGGCGATCAGGAGCAGAGGCATCAAGATATGCCCTGGGTGCAATGCCTCGCAGGCTGTAGCACCTGCCCAG TTATGCATATGTCGGCAAGACAAGTTTTGCCTGCTCTGCTTCATATCAGTCTCTTCTCATCGCGGCCAGAGCTTGGAAGCAATTCAACTAGGCACCATGACGCTGGATGGAA GTTCTTATATATGGTCTCTAGAAACACTCGCACGCAGACTCTCTGCCCTCgttcgcccgccgccgcccttcgTCCCTTCGCCACCGCCGCTCCATGCCTTCGCCGCTGCCCTCGCCCATCACTCAGTTTGTTATATGGACATGTCGTTAATCTTTTATTTTTGTCAATTTACATTGCAAAAATGGACTTCAATTATTCAATAA